The following coding sequences are from one Malaciobacter pacificus window:
- the soxC gene encoding sulfite dehydrogenase — translation MKKINIFNKESNSPSLEASSRREFFKKTAVYSAGALSAASVISPVSAKADDPAIMNEAPWGQKLGDPVDKNLYGMPSPYEHNNIRRTHPIFSSGDYYASVAMCPIHESEGIITPNGLFFVRDHGGTAHIDPKEWRLMIHGKVKKEIVLTLEDLQRYPSETRIYFMECPANGAPEWRGPQFNNLQFMKGLMSAAAWTGVMLKTILEDVGLDKDAVWMLAEGSDNASNPRTIPVEKALDDVMVVWAQNGEALRAEQGYPVRLIVPGWEGNLNTKWLRRLEFSDKPWHSKEETSKYTMLQKSGKAIRYFWVNEVNSVITSPCPEKPWTHLKKGDMVEIEGIAWSGHGTITGVDISLDGGNNWKKASLKGLVLPKSWTRFSYVIKWDGKPLLLASRATDDFGNIQPTIDEETSAVGVESVYHRNAIVTWEINKKGECNNVQIRKHNKKA, via the coding sequence TTGAAAAAAATTAATATTTTCAATAAAGAGTCAAATAGTCCTTCTTTAGAAGCATCTTCAAGAAGAGAGTTTTTTAAGAAAACAGCTGTTTACTCTGCTGGAGCCTTAAGTGCTGCAAGTGTAATATCACCAGTTTCTGCGAAAGCTGATGATCCTGCAATCATGAATGAAGCACCTTGGGGACAAAAGTTAGGTGATCCTGTAGATAAGAATCTATATGGTATGCCATCACCTTATGAACACAATAACATTAGAAGAACACATCCAATTTTCTCTTCTGGAGATTATTATGCTTCTGTTGCTATGTGTCCAATTCACGAATCAGAAGGAATTATTACTCCTAATGGTTTATTCTTTGTAAGAGATCATGGTGGAACAGCTCATATTGATCCAAAAGAGTGGAGATTAATGATTCATGGTAAAGTTAAAAAAGAGATCGTTTTAACTTTAGAAGATTTACAAAGATATCCAAGTGAAACTAGAATTTACTTTATGGAATGTCCAGCTAATGGTGCTCCAGAATGGAGAGGACCACAGTTTAATAACTTACAATTTATGAAAGGTTTAATGAGTGCTGCAGCATGGACTGGTGTAATGCTTAAAACTATTTTAGAAGATGTAGGTCTAGATAAAGATGCTGTATGGATGTTAGCAGAAGGTAGTGATAATGCTTCAAATCCAAGAACAATTCCAGTTGAAAAAGCTTTAGATGATGTAATGGTTGTTTGGGCTCAAAATGGTGAAGCATTAAGAGCAGAGCAAGGTTATCCTGTAAGACTTATCGTTCCAGGATGGGAAGGTAACTTAAATACTAAATGGTTAAGAAGATTAGAGTTTAGTGATAAGCCATGGCACTCAAAAGAAGAAACTTCTAAATATACTATGTTACAAAAATCAGGAAAAGCGATTAGATATTTCTGGGTTAATGAAGTTAACTCTGTAATTACTTCTCCATGTCCTGAAAAACCATGGACACACTTGAAAAAAGGTGATATGGTTGAAATTGAAGGTATAGCATGGTCAGGACATGGAACTATCACTGGTGTTGATATTTCACTTGATGGTGGTAACAACTGGAAAAAAGCTAGCTTAAAAGGTTTAGTTTTACCTAAATCTTGGACTAGATTTAGTTATGTAATAAAATGGGATGGCAAGCCATTATTATTAGCTTCTAGAGCTACTGATGACTTTGGAAATATCCAACCTACAATTGATGAAGAGACATCTGCTGTTGGTGTTGAGTCAGTATATCACAGAAATGCTATTGTAACATGGGAAATTAATAAGAAAGGAGAATGTAACAATGTTCAAATTAGAAAACATAACAAAAAAGCTTAA